In Phocoena sinus isolate mPhoSin1 chromosome 10, mPhoSin1.pri, whole genome shotgun sequence, a single genomic region encodes these proteins:
- the TOM1 gene encoding target of Myb protein 1, translating to MDFLLGNPFSSPVGQRIEKATDGSLQSENWALNMEICDIINETEEGPKDAFRAVKKRIVGNKNFHEVMLALTVLETCVKNCGHRFHVLVASQDFVEGVLVRTILPKNNPPTIVHDKVLTLIQSWADAFRSSPDLTGVVAVYEDLRRKGLEFPMTDLDMLSPIHTPQRTVFNSETPSGQNSSVGTDTSHQGDSGQHTTPLPTLALLPSDTPITPTAEQIGKLRSELEMVSGNVRVMSEMLTELVPTQAEPADLELLQELNRTCRAMQQRVLELIPRVANEQLTEELLIVNDNLNNVFLRHERFERFRTGQTAKAPSEAEVAADLIDMGPDPAATSSLSSQLAGMNLDSSSVRAGLQSLETSGRLEDEFDMFALTRGSSLADQRKEVKYEAPQATDGLAGALDARQQSTGAIPVTQACLMEDIEQWLSTDVGNHAEEPKGVTSEEFDKFLEERAKVADRLPNVSSPSAEGPPGPPPGSAPRKKTQEKDDDVLFAL from the exons AGAAAGCTACAGATGGCTCCCTGCAGAGCGAGAACTGGGCACTCAACATGGAGATCTGCGACATCATCAATGAGACCGAGGAAGG CCCCAAAGATGCCTTCCGAGCAGTGAAGAAGAGAATCGTGGGGAATAAGAACTTCCACGAGGTGATGTTGGCTCTCACG GTCTTGGAAACCTGCGTCAAGAACTGCGGGCACCGCTTCCACGTGCTGGTGGCCAGCCAGGACTTCGTGGAGGGCGTGCTGGTGAGGACCATCCTGCCCAAGAACAACCCGCCCACCATCGTGCACGACAAGGTGCTCACCCTCATCCAG TCCTGGGCTGACGCGTTCCGCAGCTCCCCCGACTTGACAGGTGTGGTCGCTGTCTACGAGGACCTGCGGAGAAAGGGCCTGGAGTTCCCCATGACCGACCTGGACATGCTGTCCCCCATCCACACGCCCCAGAGG ACCGTGTTCAACTCAGAGACACCGTCAGGACAGAATTCTTCTGTGGGCACTGATACCAGTCATCAAGGGGACTCCGGCCAGCACACCACCCCGCTGCCCACCTTGGCCCTACTCCCCAGCGACACACCCATAACGCCAACCGCTGAGCAG ATCGGGAAGCTGCGCAGTGAGCTGGAGATGGTGAGTGGGAACGTGAGGGTGATGTCGGAGATGCTGACGGAGCTTGTGCCCACCCAGGCGGAGCCGGCAGACCTGGAGCTGCTACAG GAGCTCAACCGGACATGCCGAGCCATGCAGCAGCGGGTCCTGGAGCTCATCCCCCGTGTCGCCAATGAGCAGCTGACGGAGGAGCTACTCATCGTCAACGACAACCTCAACAACGTCTTCCTGCGCCACGAACG GTTTGAACGCTTCCGAACAGGCCAGACCGCCAAG gccccaaGCGAGGCCGAGGTGGCCGCTGACCTGATCGACATGGGCCCTGACCCTGCAGCCACCAGCAGCCTCTCGTCCCAGCTGGCGGGAATGA ACCTGGACTCCAGCAGCGTGAGGGCTGGCCTGCAGTCTCTGGAGACCTCTGGCCGCCTGGAAGATGAGTTTGACATGTTTGCGCTGACACGGGGCAGCTCGCTGGCTGACCAACGCAAAGA GGTAAAATACGAAGCCCCTCAAGCAACAGATGGCCTGGCTGGAGCCCTGGATGCCCGGCAACAGAGCACCGGAGCG ATCCCCGTCACCCAGGCCTGCCTTATGGAAGACATCGAGCAGTGGCTGTCCACGGACGTG GGGAACCATGCGGAGGAGCCCAAGGGCGTCACCAGTGAAG AATTTGACAAGTTCCTGGAAGAACGAGCCAAAGTGGCCGACCGTTTGCCCAACGTCTCCAGCCCCTCCGCCGAGGGGCCCCCGGGTCCCCCGCCTGGCAGTGCCCCTCGAAAGAAGACCCAGGAGAAGGATGACGACGTGCTGTTTGCCTTATGA